One Skermanella pratensis genomic window, ATCGAGCGGCTGTGGACTACCGGCCTGGTCGGCCTCGGCATCCTGCTGGTGTCGGTCGGCGCCGCCCTGTGGATCGGGCGCGCCATCAGCCGCCAGATCTCCCGGCTTGCCGCCGCCGCGGCCAGCGTCAGCGCGCTCGACTTCCGCAGCGCCCCGACCCTGCCCGACAGCCGATTCCGCGAGCTGGCGAACGCGGCGGACGCCTTCAACGCCATGGTCGCCGGGCTGCGCTGGTTCGAGACCTATGTTCCCAAGGGGCTGGTGCTGCGCCTGATCCGCCGGAGCGCCCAGGGTGGCGCCACGTCGGCCCTGGTCTCGGAGGAGCGGCAGGTGACCGTGATGTTCACCGACATCCGGGGTTTCAGCAACCTGGCCGAGGATCTCGGCGCCGCCGAGACCGCGGCCCTGCTGAACAGCCACTTCACCCTGCTGGCCACCTGCATCGAGGCCGAGGGCGGAACCGTAGACAAGTTCATCGGCGATGCGATCATGGCATTCTGGGGCGCGCCGGAGGTGCAGCACGACCATGCGGCCCGGGCGCTTCGCGCGGCCCGCGCCATGGCGCTGGCGCTCCGGGCCGACAACGCCAAGCGCCTTGCGGTCGGCCTGCCGGCGGTGCGGATCCGCGTCGGCCTGCACAGCGGCCCGGTGGTGGTCGGCAATATCGGCTCGGCCAGCAGGATCAACTATACGATCGTCGGCGACAGCGTGAACACGGCCGCCCGAATCGAGGAACTGGGCGCCGCGATGCAGGGCGACGCCGAGATCATCGTGCTCGTGGGCGCCACGACCGCGGAGGAGAGCGGCGGCTGCGTTCCCCTCTGCCCCCTGGGCGCCCAGAGCCTGCGCGGGCGAAGCGGCAGGGTCGAGGTGTTCAGGCTGGACGCCTGATCACCCCGGGCCCTGCCCTTCCCGGGCGGCGCTTACGCGGCCAGGCCCAGCCCCTTCTCCATCACCAGAGCCAGCCGGCGCGAGAACGCGGCCGGATCGGGGATCGGCTCCCCTTCGACGATGCGGGCCTGGTCGAGCAGCAGCCAGGCTACGTCCTCGATGTTGTCGGAGATCCCGTCCTTCGCCGCCATGCCGGTCAGCCGGCGGATCAGCGGGTGGGTCGGGTTGACCTCCAGGATCCGCTTGGCGCCGCCGTCGAGCTGGCGATGCTGCTTCAGCAGGCGTTCCAGGTGCATGTCCATGTCACCCTCGTCGGCCACCAGGCAGACCGGGCTGTCGGTCAGCCGCTCGGAGATCCGGACGTCCTTGACCGAATCCGCCAGGGTCAGCTTCAGCGCCGCGACCAGGCTGCCCAGGTCGTTCTCGGCGGGCTTCTCCTCGTCCTTCTTCTCCGGCTCGCTCTCCGCCTTGATCTTCGACAGGTCGGCGCCGCCGCGGGTGACCGACTTGAACTTCTTCTCCTTGTACTCGGAGACCGACGGGATCCAGAACTCGTCGACCGGATCGGTCAGGAGCAGCACCTCGACGCCGCGCGCCTTGAAGCCTTCGAGCTGCGGGCTGCGGCGAAGCGCCTCGATGTCGTCGCCGGTGATGTAGAAGATCGCGTCCTGCCCTTCCTTCATGCGGCCGACATAGTCGTCCAGCGAGACCAGCCCGTCGGAACCCGTGGTGCGGAAGCGCATCAGCCGGGTCAGCTGCTCGCGGTGCTCGTAGTCCTCGTACAGTCCCTCCTTCAGGACCGCGCCGAAGTTCTCCCAGAACGACGCGTACGACTCGGCCTGCTCGGCGTCGTCCGCCTTCCTGGCGAGGTCGCCGAGCACACGGCGCACGATGCCGGCGCGGATCTTGGCCAGCATCGGGTTGTGCTGGAGCATCTCGCGGCTGATGTTCAGCGGCAGGTCCTCGCTGTCCACCACGCCGCGCAGGAAGCGCAGGTACGGCGGCAGCAGCCCCTCCGCCTCGTCGGTGATGAAGACGCGCTTGACGTACAGCTTCACCCGGTGCCGGCGGTCGGGGTTGAACAGGTCGAACGGCTTGGCCGAGGGGACGAACAGCAGGCTGGTGTACTCGATCTTGCCTTCGGCCCGCCAGTGCAGGGTCAGCCAGGGGTCGTCGAAGGCGTGGCCGACATGGTGGTAGAATTCCTTGTACTCGTCGGCCGTGATCTCGTTCTTCGAGCGGGTCCACAGCGCCGAGGCCTTGTTCAGCGCTTGGGCGTCGGCGGCGTCGCCGAACAGGATCGGCAGCGCGATATGGTCGCTGTATTTCTGGACGATTCGCCGCAGCCGATGCTCCTCCAGGAACTCGCCCTCGTCGGCCTTCAGGTGCAGGACGACGCGGGTGCCGCGCGGCGCATCCTCCGCTTCGCTCACCGTGAACTCGCCGCGCCCGTCGGAGACCCAGCGCCATCCCTGGCTTTCGCCCGCCTTGCGGGTCAGCACCTCGACCTTCTCCGAAACCATGAAGGCCGAATAGAAGCCGACGCCGAACTGGCCGATCAGGCCGATGTCCTTCTTGGCGTCGCCGGTCAGCTTGTTCATGAAGGCGGCGGTGCCCGACCGCGCGATGGTCCCCAGGTTCTCGATCAGGTCCTCGCGGTTCATGCCGATGCCGTTGTCCGCCACCGTCAGGGTCTTGGCGTCGGCGTCGGCCAGCAGGCGGATCTTGAGGTCGGGATCGTCAGCCGAAAGCTCCGGCTGGGTCAGGGCCGCGTAGCGCAGGCGGTCGCACGCGTCGGATGCGTTCGAGATCAGCTCGCGCAGGAACACCTCCTTCTCGCTGTAGAGGGAGTGCGCGACCATGTCGAGCAGGCGGCTGACCTCGGCCTGAAAACTGAGCCGTTCCTCGGACATTGCAGTATCACCTTCGGATATAGGTTTGGTGCCTTGACCAGGCTGATGCGTAAGGTGCGCCAGATATGTGAAATGCCGCGAAAAGCTGCAACCCCTTCCCGCTCCGGAGCGGGAAGGGGTGATGACGGCCCTTGCAATGCAGCACATGAACCCCAATGCTCTCCCCTATGAGCGCAGCATCTTCTGGCGTGGCTTTCCAGCATCAGGGTCAGCACCAGGGGCGGGTCACCGCCGTTCTTGGGCCGACGAACACCGGTAAGACCTTTCTCGCCATCGAGCGGATGCTGGGGCACCGGTCCGGCATGATCGGATTCCCGCTGCGCCTCCTGGCGCGCGAGAACTACGACAAGATCGTCAAGGCGAAGGGCCGCCACGCGGTGGCGCTGGTCACCGGCGAAGAGAAGATCATCCCGCCGCGCGCCGTCTATTTCGTCTGCACGGTCGAATCGATGCCGCTGGACCGGCCGGTCGCCTTCATGGCGGTGGACGAGATCCAGCTCTGCGCCGACCCCGAGCGCGGCCACATCTTCACCGAGCGGCTGCTCCACGCCCGCGGCATGGACGAGACCATGTTCCTGGGCGCCGACACGATCCGGCCGCTGATCCAGAAGCTGGTGCCTCGGGCCGAGTTCATCAGCCGGCCCCGGTTCTCGTCGCTCACATATGCCGGGCACAAGAAGCTGACCCGGCTGCCGCCGCGCTCCGCCGTGGTCGCCTTCTCCGCGACCGACGTCTACACCATCGCCGAGCTGATCCGCCGCCAGCGCGGAGGTACCGCCGTCGTCCTGGGGGCGCTCAGCCCGCGCACCCGCAACGCCCAGGTGGCGCTCTACCAGGCCGGCGAGGTCGATTACCTCGTCGCCACCGACGCCATCGGCATGGGGCTGAACATGGACGTGGACCATGTGGCCTTCGCCCGGCTGACCAAGTTCGACGGGCATGCGCCGCGCAAGCTCCGCCCGACCGAGATCGCCCAGATCGCAGGCCGCGCCGGCCGCCACATGACCGACGGCACCTTCGGCACCACCGGCGACATGAACGGCCTCGACTCGGAGACGGTCAACGCGGTCGAGAACCACCAGTTCGAGTCGCTCAAGGCGATCATGTGGCGGAACACCGTGCTGCGGTTCGAGACCCCGGGCGCGCTGATCAAGAGCCTGGAGCAGCGCCCGCCCCGGCCGGAGCTGATGCGCGCGCGGGATGCCGACGACTACCTGTCGCTGGTGGCGCTGTCGCGCGACCAGGAGATAGCATCCCTGGCGACCGATCGCGGAGCCGTGCGGCTGCTGTGGGAGGTCTGCCAGATCCCCGATTTCCGCAAGGTGCTGTCGGACGCCCACACCCGGCTGCTGTCCCAGATCTACCGCCACCTGATGACGCCGGAAGCCCGCCTGCCGGAGGACTGGGTCGCCAAGCAGGTGGCACGGATGGACAGGACCGAGGGCGACATCGACACCCTGGTCTCGCGCATCGCCCATATCCGGACCTGGACCTACATCTCGCACCGGCCGGACTGGCTGACCGATCCCGGCCATTGGCAGGCCCAGACCCGCGCGATCGAGGACAAGCTGTCCGACGCCCTTCACGAGAGGCTGACCCAGCGCTTCGTCGACCGGCGCTCCGCCGTGCTCGCCCGCACGCTGGCCGGCGGCGGCGAGCTTCTGGCCGCCGTCACCGCCGCGGGCGAGGTGCTGGTCGAGGGCCATCATGTCGGACGGCTGGAGGGTTTCCACTTCACCCTCGACCCGGAGGTGCGGGAGGACGACGTGCGCGCCTTCATGAGCGCCGCGCGCCGGGCGCTCCGCGACGAGATCGGCCGGCGGGTCCGCCTGCTGGAGCAGGCGGGCGACGACAGGATCGGCCTGGGTCCAGACGGCATCCTGGCCTGGGACGGGCATCCCGTGGCGCGCCTGGGACCGGGGACCTCGGTGCTGACCCCGGCGGTGATACCGCTGCACGACGACCTGTTCGAGTCGGGCCAGCGCGACCGGGTGCGGGCCCGGCTCGGCCGCTGGGTCGAGCAGTTCGTCAAGGACCGGCTGGCGCCCCTGTTCAAGCTGCGCGAAGCCGACCTGTCCGGCCCGGCGCGCGGGCTGGCCTTCCAGCTTTCCGAGTCGCTGGGCAGCCTCGCCCGGCCCGACCTGGAACCGCTGATCACGGGATTCAGCAAGGCCGACCGGCAGGCACTCAACCGGCTTGGCGTGCGGCTGGCGACCAGCCAGGTGTTCATGCCGGCCCTGATCAAGCCCAGGGCCGTGGAGACCCGCGGCCTGCTGTGGGCCGTCCTGCACGGCGGCCACGCCGCGATGCCCCTGCCCCCGCCCACTCCGCCGGCCGGCCGGGTCTCGGTCGCGACCGACGCCGTGCCGGCCGGCTTCTGGGAGGCGGTGGGCTATCCGCCCATGGGGCCGCGGGCGCTCCGGGCCGACATCCTGGAGAGGTTCGAGCGCGAGCTGTACAAGCGGTCCAGCGAAGGCCCGTTGACCGCAGCGCCCGATCTGGCCCAGATGATCGGCAGCACGCCCCAGGACCTGGAAGGGGTGCTGGCGGCCATGGGATATCGCCGCAGGCAGGACGAGGCCGGCGCCGTCACCTGGGCACGCGGCAAATTGCCGCGCCGCGAGCAGGCACGCAAGGGCCGGCGGCGCGACGCCCCGGCCAAGCCGCGCGCCGATCCATCCACAGACTCTCCCTTCGCCAAGCTGAGGCAGATCGAGTTCATGCGATGACGTCGGACGGGCATCGGGACGAGGATCAGGACGACGGCGGGGCCGCGACCGCCCAGGAGTTGGCATCCGGCCGCCTGCGGCTCGACAAGTGGCTCTGGTACGCCCGCTTCTTCAAGACGCGCAGCCTCGCCGCGAAGCTGTGCGCGGCCGGTGCCGTCCGCATCGGCGGTGCGCCGGTCACCAAGGCGCATCATGCGGTCAGGCCGGGCGACGTGCTGACCTTCGCCCAGGGCCGCCATATCAGGATCATCAAGGTGGTGGCACTGGGAACCCGGCGCGGCCCGGCGCCGGAGGCCCAGGCACTGTACGAGGACCTGTCGCCGCCGGTGCCGGAGACCGCGATGGCCCGCCCGGCGGAACGGCCCTCCGGAGCCGGCCGGCCGACCAAGGCGGAACGACGGGCGACCGAAAGGCTGCGTTCGAACTCCTGAGTTGATTCCCGAAAAGGGCGCGGAACCTACCTCCTGCTGCCCGGTTCCCAGCGCGCGCCTTTTCGATGCTCATCTTCGATGCTCATCGAGTCGCTGAACCTGCTGGCCAACCGGAGGCGGCGGCCCTGACCCGGCAGGCCCGCGGCGAGCCGGCGGGCTTTGGAATGACATGCGGGAACGCGGGTCGGCCTGCGGAATTCGCCGCCGTCGCTTCAACCCCGGCGGAAGACCACGGACAGGTTGTTGGCCGGCATCTCGATGACCTCGTCCAGGGTGAGGCCGGCCTCCGCCGCCGCGACGCAGACCTCTTCGAGATCGCGCACCCCCAGTCCGGATTCTGAGCCCTCAGGGAATGGTCGAAATCCTCGTTGCTCGGCGCCGTGTGCCGCCCGTCCCGCTTGTACGGGCCGTAGAGATAGAGCGGCGCTCCCGTCGGCAGGGTGCGCCCCGCCCCCGCCATCAGGCCCAGGGTCGCCGGCCAGGGCGAGATATGGATCATGTTGATGCAGACGATGGCGTCGGCGTGGGTGACGGGCCAGGCACGCGCCGAGGCGTCCAGGTTGGCCGGAACCGTGACGTTGGTGACGCCGGTCTCGGCGATCCAGTCCCGGATGCTGGCCCGGTTGTCCGGGTCCGGATCGGTCGGATGCCAGATCAGGTCGGGCAGCGACCCGGCCAGGAAGACGGCGTGCTCGCCGCTGCCGCTGGCGATCTCGAGCACGGTGCCGGCGGCGGGAAGCACGCGCCGCAGCACACCCAGGATAGGTTCCCTGTTGCGCTGGGTCGCCGGGGCGTGGCGGCGGTGGTCTGGGCCGGCTGCGGTCATCATGCCGAGCAGGCTAGTGCCTCCCGCACCCGAGGGCAAGGGTCAGCAGGGGTCGTCATCGTCAGGACAGCCCCCCATATCTGACAGACCGCATGGTTTCGCGATACCGGCCGCATGGACTGGCCGCAAGGATAGGATTTCGGTAATGCTGGCTCGATTGAAAGCACTGTTGATGGACGCCGACGACACGACCCGGCAGGCCGGGCGGCACTCGCGCGACGAAGTGCAACTGGCGGCCGCCACGCTGCTGGTCGAGGCTGCCCGCATGGACGACGAGATCGGCGACCGCGAGCGCGCCCGCATCCGCGACCTGCTCGAACAACGCTTCTCCCTGTCGGGCGTCGAAGCGAACGACCTGCTGGCCTCGGCCGAGACAGTGACGGAGGGGCCTGCCCAGTGGCACCGCTTCACCTCCACCCTGAAGGACCGTTTTTCCGACGAAGAGCGCATTCAGATGATTGAAATGCTCTGGGAAGTGGTCTACGCCGATGGCGAACTGCACGATCTGGAAGCCAGCCTCTTGCGCAGGGTGGGCGGACTGCTCTACGTCTCCGACCGCGACCGTGGTGCGGCCCGGATGCGCGTGCTTGAACGACTGGGCATCGCCGACTCCACGCTGGAGGCGCCGACCGGAGAGAGCTCGATCCAGAGATCTCCATCTGACTGAACTGCTGCCGGCACGCGGGACGAGGACGAAGTCCGGGTGTCTGAAGAGGAAAAGGGAAAGCGAGCATGCCCTACGTCGTCACCGAACAGTGCATCAAGTGCAAATATACCGACTGCGTCGAGGTGTGCCCCGTCGATTGCTTCTACGAGGGGGAGAACATGCTTGTGATCCACCCCGACGAGTGCATCGACTGCGGCGTTTGCGAACCGGAGTGCCCGGCCGAGGCGATCGTCCCGGATACCGAGCCCGATGCCGAGAAGTGGCTTGAATTGAACCGGGAGTACTCCCTGCAATGGCCGAACCTGACCCGCAAGAAGGACGCTGCGCCCGAGGCGGAAGAGTTCAAGGGAGCCCCGGACAAATTCGAGAAGTTTTTCAATTCCAACCCGGGATCCGGCAACTGAACGTTGGGTTGACGCTACTTTCGTCACCCTGAAAGTTTATTCTTCCATTCCGCTATGCAATTCCCGCAGGTCCGCCATCGTGCGGCCAGCGGGAGCTTGCTTATGACCAAGACGTTATATCTTTGTAACGCCCTACTCACTTCCTATATAATGGCGGCCCTAGGCCCGGTCGATTTCTCGCGCGTTCCGGGCTTGCGATGCTCCAGGCTCGAATTGCCTAATTCGTCGGCCCTTACCCGTCATGGGGGCTGGTGGATGGCGCTTCAGCCTTTCGTTGTCCCGAGGCATCCGGCCGGGACAGCCGGGTGCCAGCGAGCGTGAAGTGAGAGCCAACAGGAATGATGAACAAGCTTGAGTTCACGGCCGGTGATTTCGTCGTCTACCCGGCCCACGGGGTCGGTCGTGTCGAAGGAATCGAAACGCATCATATTGCCGGCCAGACCGTAACGCTTTACGCCATCACCTTCGAAAAGGAGCGCATGACGCTGAAGGTCCCGGTGGGTAAGGCCAAGGACTCAGGTCTCCGCCGCCTCAGCTCCAAGGACCGGATCAAGGTCGCGCTGGAGACTCTCCAGGGCCGCTCGCGCGCCCGGCGCGCCATGTGGAGCCGCCGCGCTCAGGAATACGAAGCCAAGATCAATTCCGGCGACCCTGTCTCGATCGCCGAAGTGGTCCGTGACCTGTACCGCGGCAGCGACCAGCCGGACCAGTCCTACAGCGAGCGCCAGATCTATCAGGCGGCATTGGAGCGGCTCGCCCGGGAACTGGCTGCGGTCGAGAAGATCGACGAGATGAAGGCCACGGAGCGGCTAGAGGCCGTCCTGACCAAGACCGCCGCCTGAGCTGCGCAGAGGCTTGTGGCCGGGGACGCCAACAATCCCCGGCCACTCCCTTTTATCGGCTTTTGCTGGGCACGCCGGGCGCCTAAACTCCGGTCACAGTCCAAGCCGGACCGGAGTTGCGTTTACGCGTCCAGATGTCAGACAATCAGAAATTCGCAGATATCGGCCATCCCAAGCGGATCTGGGCCGTCGGTGCCGTCCATGGCGAAGTCGACCGGCTAGCGGCGTTGCATGCCGACATAGGCCGACGCTTCACGCCGGGCGATCGGCTCGTCTATACCGGCAATATGATCGGCCGCGGCGTGGCGGTGCGGGAGACGATGGACGAATTGCTGTCGTTCCGCCGTGCCCTGATCGCGATGCCCGGCATGCTCGCGGACGACGTGGTCTATCTCCGCGGCGCCCAGGAGGAGATGTGGCAGAAGCTCCTCCAACTCCAGTTCGCGCCCGATCCGGCCGTCGTCCTGCGCTGGATGCTCCGCCAGGGCGCCGACGCGACCCTGCACGCCTATGGCGGCAATCCGGACCAGGGACTGGCCGCCGCACGTGACGGCGCCGTCGCGATCACCCGCTGGACCAACAGCCTGCGGGGCGCCATGCGTGCCCATCCCGGTCACGAAAACGTGATGAGCGCGCTGCGCCGTGCCGCCTATACCAGCCAGCCGGGCGACGGGCCGGCCGAACGCGTCCCGGTGGGTGTCCTGCTGGTCTCCTCCGGCATCGAGATCTCCCGGCCGCTGGCTGCCCAGGGCGACACTTTCTGGTGGGGCGGGACCGGATTCGGGCGCATCGACCAGCCCTACGACCAGTTCCGCCGCATCGCCCGCGGGTATGACCCGGGACGCGGAGGTATCCAGGCTGGTGACTTCACGGTCACCCTGGATGGCGGGTGCGGTTTCGGCGGCCCGCTGGTTTGCGGTTGCCTGGCGGCCTCAGGGGAAATCCTGGAACTGATCGAGGTCTGAAGAGGCATCGGACCGACCGAAAAAACTTCCCTCCCGATGTGATCCGGCCCTGTCCGGGCTGCGTATCTGAAGCAACAGACGGCACCAACCGGTGTTGACCCTACTAAGGACAGGGCCATCGCCGAGGTCGCGCGTCCATCAGGGGGAAGGGACAGGACGATGGCGCATATCGATGACCCGGAAACACAGCGGGCCAATCTGACTTTCATCAAGGCCTCGATGCGGGAACCTCTCCTTGCCCGCGACCACGAATTCGAATTGGCGCGCAATTGGCGTGAGGACGGCAACGAGGCGGCGCTTCACGATCTCGTCCGCGCCTATACCCGGCTGGTCGTCTCCACCGCCTCGCGCTTCCGGAACTACGGTTTGCCCATGGGCGATCTGGTCCAGGAGGGCAATGTCGGCCTGATGCAGGCCGCCGCCCGGTTCGAGCCGGACCGGGAGGTGCGTTTCTCGACCTACGCCGCCTGGTGGATCCGCTCGGCTATGCAGGACTATATCCTGCGCAACTGGTCGATCGTGCGGACCGGCACCACCGCGGCCCAGAAGAGCCTGTTCTTCAACCTGCGCCGGCTGCGCGCCAAGATCGAAGACGCCTCCAACAACGGCGCCCTGACGCAGGCCGGCCGGGTGAAGATCGCGACCGAACTGAAGGTCGAGGTCCATGAGGTCGAGGCGATGGAGATGCGCCTGAGCGGCGCCGACCAGTCGCTGAACGCCCCGATCAGCGACAGCAGCGAGGACGACTGGCAGGACTTCCTGGCCGACCAGCGGCCAAGCCCGGAAGAAGTCGTGATCGGGATGCGCGACAGCAATACCCGCTCCAAGTGGCTCGCCGAAGCCCTGGGCGAGCTCAGCCCCCGCGAACGGACCATCATCTCCCAGCGCCGCCTGCGCGACGACGGCGCCACCTTGGAGGAACTGGGCAAGGAACTGGGCGTCAGCAAGGAGCGCGTCCGTCAGCTTGAGCATCGCGCGATGCTCAAGCTCAAGGAGTCGATGATGCGCCGGGTGGAACTGTCCAGCGATCTTCTGCTGGAGATGTGAGGATCCATCGAAGTGCGGTCCTGCGCCCCGGAGGGCGCGGGATTCCCACCAGGAGAGCCCGAGGCTTACGCCGCTTCCTTGGTCAGCTTCCTAAGCCTGCTGTCCAGGTACCACCAAGCCATCCGCGTTGCCGCCCGGTACAGCGTCGTATGGGGCTTCAGACCGACCGCCTTGAAGATCATCGCTACACCCCGGTCCACGTGGGTCGGCCGGTAATAGGCGTAGGCCCGGCGCATATAGGCGCGGGTGTTGGTCTCGCGATCGTAAGGCGCGCCGGTGCCGTTGGCCGCGTAATAGGCATAGGCCAGCTCGTCGTCCTCGGACTCGTTGATACGGCCCAGCGCGATGCGCAAACGGGACAGCCGGCCTAGATCCTCGCGCTCCATGTAGCGCTTGAGGTGCTGGTAGAACAGCTTGTAGTGACGGAGCTCGTCGGTCGCGATGCGCCGGCAGATCTCCTTCAGCACGGGCTCGTCGGTCGCGTCGCCCAGCGCCGTGTAGTAGGAACTGGTGCCGGTCTCGACCA contains:
- the htpG gene encoding molecular chaperone HtpG, translated to MSEERLSFQAEVSRLLDMVAHSLYSEKEVFLRELISNASDACDRLRYAALTQPELSADDPDLKIRLLADADAKTLTVADNGIGMNREDLIENLGTIARSGTAAFMNKLTGDAKKDIGLIGQFGVGFYSAFMVSEKVEVLTRKAGESQGWRWVSDGRGEFTVSEAEDAPRGTRVVLHLKADEGEFLEEHRLRRIVQKYSDHIALPILFGDAADAQALNKASALWTRSKNEITADEYKEFYHHVGHAFDDPWLTLHWRAEGKIEYTSLLFVPSAKPFDLFNPDRRHRVKLYVKRVFITDEAEGLLPPYLRFLRGVVDSEDLPLNISREMLQHNPMLAKIRAGIVRRVLGDLARKADDAEQAESYASFWENFGAVLKEGLYEDYEHREQLTRLMRFRTTGSDGLVSLDDYVGRMKEGQDAIFYITGDDIEALRRSPQLEGFKARGVEVLLLTDPVDEFWIPSVSEYKEKKFKSVTRGGADLSKIKAESEPEKKDEEKPAENDLGSLVAALKLTLADSVKDVRISERLTDSPVCLVADEGDMDMHLERLLKQHRQLDGGAKRILEVNPTHPLIRRLTGMAAKDGISDNIEDVAWLLLDQARIVEGEPIPDPAAFSRRLALVMEKGLGLAA
- a CDS encoding CarD family transcriptional regulator; protein product: MMNKLEFTAGDFVVYPAHGVGRVEGIETHHIAGQTVTLYAITFEKERMTLKVPVGKAKDSGLRRLSSKDRIKVALETLQGRSRARRAMWSRRAQEYEAKINSGDPVSIAEVVRDLYRGSDQPDQSYSERQIYQAALERLARELAAVEKIDEMKATERLEAVLTKTAA
- the fdxA gene encoding ferredoxin FdxA, yielding MPYVVTEQCIKCKYTDCVEVCPVDCFYEGENMLVIHPDECIDCGVCEPECPAEAIVPDTEPDAEKWLELNREYSLQWPNLTRKKDAAPEAEEFKGAPDKFEKFFNSNPGSGN
- a CDS encoding RNA polymerase factor sigma-32 yields the protein MAHIDDPETQRANLTFIKASMREPLLARDHEFELARNWREDGNEAALHDLVRAYTRLVVSTASRFRNYGLPMGDLVQEGNVGLMQAAARFEPDREVRFSTYAAWWIRSAMQDYILRNWSIVRTGTTAAQKSLFFNLRRLRAKIEDASNNGALTQAGRVKIATELKVEVHEVEAMEMRLSGADQSLNAPISDSSEDDWQDFLADQRPSPEEVVIGMRDSNTRSKWLAEALGELSPRERTIISQRRLRDDGATLEELGKELGVSKERVRQLEHRAMLKLKESMMRRVELSSDLLLEM
- a CDS encoding helicase-related protein, yielding MAFQHQGQHQGRVTAVLGPTNTGKTFLAIERMLGHRSGMIGFPLRLLARENYDKIVKAKGRHAVALVTGEEKIIPPRAVYFVCTVESMPLDRPVAFMAVDEIQLCADPERGHIFTERLLHARGMDETMFLGADTIRPLIQKLVPRAEFISRPRFSSLTYAGHKKLTRLPPRSAVVAFSATDVYTIAELIRRQRGGTAVVLGALSPRTRNAQVALYQAGEVDYLVATDAIGMGLNMDVDHVAFARLTKFDGHAPRKLRPTEIAQIAGRAGRHMTDGTFGTTGDMNGLDSETVNAVENHQFESLKAIMWRNTVLRFETPGALIKSLEQRPPRPELMRARDADDYLSLVALSRDQEIASLATDRGAVRLLWEVCQIPDFRKVLSDAHTRLLSQIYRHLMTPEARLPEDWVAKQVARMDRTEGDIDTLVSRIAHIRTWTYISHRPDWLTDPGHWQAQTRAIEDKLSDALHERLTQRFVDRRSAVLARTLAGGGELLAAVTAAGEVLVEGHHVGRLEGFHFTLDPEVREDDVRAFMSAARRALRDEIGRRVRLLEQAGDDRIGLGPDGILAWDGHPVARLGPGTSVLTPAVIPLHDDLFESGQRDRVRARLGRWVEQFVKDRLAPLFKLREADLSGPARGLAFQLSESLGSLARPDLEPLITGFSKADRQALNRLGVRLATSQVFMPALIKPRAVETRGLLWAVLHGGHAAMPLPPPTPPAGRVSVATDAVPAGFWEAVGYPPMGPRALRADILERFERELYKRSSEGPLTAAPDLAQMIGSTPQDLEGVLAAMGYRRRQDEAGAVTWARGKLPRREQARKGRRRDAPAKPRADPSTDSPFAKLRQIEFMR
- a CDS encoding TerB family tellurite resistance protein translates to MDADDTTRQAGRHSRDEVQLAAATLLVEAARMDDEIGDRERARIRDLLEQRFSLSGVEANDLLASAETVTEGPAQWHRFTSTLKDRFSDEERIQMIEMLWEVVYADGELHDLEASLLRRVGGLLYVSDRDRGAARMRVLERLGIADSTLEAPTGESSIQRSPSD
- a CDS encoding acyl-ACP desaturase; this encodes MGYQHWTLDDLPWDRIDRSKADAEILKIIKAAALVEYNGRDYATYLCNVFNDDPEFQQVARDWAEEEVQHGAALGRWAEVVDPSFSLEDAFKRFTDGYKIKLEATESVRGSRSGELIARCMVETGTSSYYTALGDATDEPVLKEICRRIATDELRHYKLFYQHLKRYMEREDLGRLSRLRIALGRINESEDDELAYAYYAANGTGAPYDRETNTRAYMRRAYAYYRPTHVDRGVAMIFKAVGLKPHTTLYRAATRMAWWYLDSRLRKLTKEAA
- a CDS encoding RNA-binding S4 domain-containing protein, coding for MTSDGHRDEDQDDGGAATAQELASGRLRLDKWLWYARFFKTRSLAAKLCAAGAVRIGGAPVTKAHHAVRPGDVLTFAQGRHIRIIKVVALGTRRGPAPEAQALYEDLSPPVPETAMARPAERPSGAGRPTKAERRATERLRSNS